One Aneurinibacillus migulanus genomic region harbors:
- a CDS encoding bifunctional transcriptional activator/DNA repair enzyme AdaA, with translation MVNLKGSEHDSTSDAIHNENAVGASQERMTDEKWQAIIRNDASYDDKFFYAVKTTGIFCRPSCKSRVPKKENVRIFQNAEQALSEHFRPCKRCKPTGQRLPNHEWVEQITQCIDMNYSETLTLEILADMCHGSPYHLHRIFKRIKGITPVEYVQQTRIAKAMEYLIHSDKAIADIAMTVGIPNTSYFITLFKTKTGHTPTDYRQLNRNKHTTEVLQNGRKK, from the coding sequence ATGGTGAATCTAAAAGGGTCAGAACATGATAGCACGTCCGACGCAATTCATAACGAAAATGCAGTAGGTGCTAGTCAGGAACGAATGACAGACGAAAAATGGCAAGCCATCATACGCAATGATGCGTCCTACGATGATAAATTCTTCTACGCCGTAAAGACTACGGGCATTTTTTGTAGGCCGTCTTGTAAGTCCAGAGTGCCAAAAAAGGAAAATGTGCGCATATTTCAAAACGCAGAACAAGCGCTGTCCGAACATTTTCGTCCATGTAAACGGTGCAAGCCGACCGGCCAACGTTTGCCTAATCATGAGTGGGTGGAGCAAATTACGCAATGTATTGACATGAATTACAGTGAAACGCTAACGCTAGAAATCTTGGCGGATATGTGCCATGGCAGCCCTTATCATTTGCACCGTATATTTAAACGGATCAAAGGAATCACGCCGGTCGAATATGTCCAACAAACGAGAATAGCCAAGGCCATGGAGTATTTGATCCATTCGGATAAAGCGATTGCGGATATTGCTATGACGGTAGGAATACCCAATACATCTTATTTTATAACGCTATTCAAGACGAAAACCGGGCATACGCCTACAGACTATCGTCAATTAAATAGAAACAAACATACTACGGAGGTATTACAAAATGGAAGAAAAAAATAA